One window from the genome of Nitrospira sp. encodes:
- a CDS encoding TIM44-like domain-containing protein, with translation MNTTQVIAAGIVLALIGTPAVSLAKARGGSGGGYSSGSRSSSASGNIGSRGSRTHDQNGAQPIQQSTTPKPATATPQSAAAGQAPMAQPTPASQPSFLQRNPLLAGIAGGLSGSWIGHMLFGATESSAKTNEAGEAVGQAAGAAGNSGLLLFLMILGAGAAYYFLKVRRTPAPVLSGITRSSAVAGSLLAESSATALRPATTDLDLTTADKAAFQQLLTDIQTAWSSQDLAALKRFVTPEMLTYFTTALAENTSQDIENHVDNVVLGRADVREAWIEHATQYATVGLHWSARDYTVSMKKQRGEPGYLIDGSDETPAESSEVWTFMRFGDGKWLLSAIQQ, from the coding sequence GTGAATACAACACAGGTCATCGCAGCAGGCATCGTACTTGCGCTCATCGGAACCCCGGCCGTCTCCCTGGCGAAAGCCCGGGGCGGATCAGGCGGAGGGTATTCCAGCGGATCCCGGAGCAGCAGTGCCTCCGGCAACATCGGCAGCCGGGGTTCGCGGACCCACGACCAGAACGGCGCCCAGCCGATCCAACAATCGACCACCCCGAAGCCGGCCACAGCGACCCCGCAATCAGCGGCAGCCGGTCAGGCCCCCATGGCCCAACCGACGCCGGCCTCGCAACCGTCCTTTTTACAGCGCAATCCCCTTCTGGCCGGGATCGCCGGCGGCCTCTCCGGATCCTGGATCGGCCACATGCTCTTCGGCGCCACCGAGAGCAGCGCCAAAACGAACGAAGCCGGTGAGGCTGTCGGCCAGGCAGCCGGCGCAGCCGGCAACAGCGGCCTCCTCCTGTTTCTCATGATCCTGGGAGCCGGCGCCGCCTATTACTTTCTGAAAGTCCGGCGGACTCCCGCCCCGGTGCTGTCCGGCATCACGCGAAGCAGCGCCGTCGCCGGAAGCCTGCTGGCGGAATCCTCAGCGACCGCCCTCCGGCCCGCGACGACCGACCTCGATCTCACCACCGCAGACAAAGCCGCGTTTCAGCAGCTCCTGACCGACATTCAGACCGCCTGGAGTTCACAGGACCTGGCAGCATTGAAACGGTTCGTCACACCGGAGATGCTCACCTACTTCACCACCGCCCTGGCAGAGAACACGAGTCAGGACATTGAGAACCATGTCGACAATGTGGTCCTCGGCCGCGCGGATGTCCGCGAAGCCTGGATCGAACATGCGACGCAGTACGCCACGGTGGGGCTCCACTGGAGCGCCCGCGACTATACCGTCTCAATGAAGAAGCAGCGCGGAGAACCGGGCTATCTCATCGACGGCAGCGACGAAACCCCGGCCGAATCCAGCGAAGTCTGGACCTTCATGCGATTCGGGGATGGCAAGTGGCTCCTGTCGGCGATTCAACAGTAA